GGCGGACCGGCGCTCGGTCTGGCTTTTTTGGCCGCCATGGCTCAGGTGACGGGAAAGGACATCTACGCCTACCCGCACAGGGAGCTGGCGAGATTTATACCTTTACCACCATTCATGTTCCTCCTGAAGGTTTCGAGGACAAGGTTCCATACACAGTGGTAGTAGTTAAACTTGACGAAGGTACCCTTGTATC
The Acetomicrobium sp. S15 = DSM 107314 genome window above contains:
- a CDS encoding OB-fold domain-containing protein, producing the protein MPGRTGARSGFFGRHGSGDGKGHLRLPAQGAGEIYTFTTIHVPPEGFEDKVPYTVVVVKLDEGTLVS